CATAGCAtcaatatataaacatatatatacatatatacataaacAAACCATTATGAGAACAATTTTAAAGTCACTCATTCATCGCCCAACATCACTTATTATCGCCCAATGCCACTCAAACAGAGGAGTCCCTAGAAGAGTAGCACTCAACGCCAACTAAGTGGCGGCCAACACCAGCTTAAGCACCTAGCGAGTCTAGTGGTTACCTAGCGAGAAGACCCCTAGAGTTTCCaggatttaatttaatttatgggGCCTAATGGCACCATGTCAGTGAGCTCTCTGATTTTGGTGTCTCCTAGCAAGAAGAACCCTCGTCCAATGACAACCAACTCAAAGAAGTCATTGTTTTGGTAGCGCCCAATGTCATCTCAGTTCGTAGaaaatctttattttagtttgatttgtgTAATTTGACAATGCTTGAGTTAGTTGAAATTATCAAACATTTCAAAAGTCATAAAATTTGTAGTTCTTAACTCAACCAATACCACATTacccaaatcaaatcaaatctgGTAAAGGTAATTTCTAAGACCAATTAATAACTCTCTTTCATAGTTCAATATATAGAAATAACAATTTCACTATTCAATTATATCGTTACATGATTTATCACTATCTCACAAATGCAATATAAACCCCAACCAAACAGAAATTTTAACTCAAGATTTCACAACTCTCAACttaaatcaacaaaataatcaCGAGACAAGCATATCATCAAACTAAgattattaaaagataatattacttttaaaaacatactctaaaaataccaaaactgAATTGAAATATTACTTCttgttttaagtttattatcatactaatttttcttgttttaagtttattatcATACTAATTTTTTGAAGGATCCGTAGTCTTGTATCAgccttttaaagaaaaaagggataaaatagtaaaataaccACATTGTCcctattttcaaattattaaccTTTGGATGATTGAAAATAACACCTTAGGTAATTTAATAAAAGTGTTGAAGAGCTAAGCACTATAATGAACACATTTtctttcataaacaaaaattaaaagtaattacgACTTGCTTGTATGCTGATTGCTGTTGTTATTCTCCCACGGGTGTTTCATTTCCAATTTTACCTGAATTGTATTTATCTAACCGTGCAACAACAAAATACAATGAAAATATAACCTTTGAAATTTTATGAAATcatttatatagtttatatttttaatttgacaGGCAGCTTATAAATAATCGTATGCCCTGAAGTATTGCAATCCTCAAAGTATTATGTGAAGACTTTGttgctttcttttcctttattttaaattgtattgcTCTGAATTATCTAAATTCTTAcactaatattatatttatatgcaTTATAAATTCACTTTAGAAactattttcatatataaacagtagaaataatattgattattttatttattatatattttagattgtacTCTGTGATTGAATTTTATATCAGTATGCACATGAATGATAATATATaggtattgaaaaaaaaaatgatactttttatatttttttgttgacaaaatatatataaaaaatcttactttataataattgttgttagaatatatataaaaaatctaacTTTTATAACAAGAGCTccaaccaatataaaaataagactttttttatatatattctgACGTTAGTCTTTACAAAAAGTCAAATActaattttatactggttcaaaaattaaaattagtataaaaagttatttttatcagtataaaaagttttttttcttaacatagtaagaaaaaaatctcatttaaatttgaaataaggTTGTTTTTATGACTGAATATTCCTAAATGCATGCAGTCTAACACATTCTTGGGTATGTAACAAGAGGGAGGGAATGGATTCTGGGTGTAGTGAAAGCCAGGGAATGCATTTTGGATGTGTAAAGAAGGGGTTGGATTCGATTCCGACGTTGGTGGAATCGATTATTTCTGTGTTGAAAGAGAGGGGAAGAAAATGCATTTTGCTGGAATCGGTTGTGTTGTCTGCTGAATCGATTCGTTATTGATGCTGaattgattatgttgttgatatGCTGAGAAAAAAGCAATAATTTTGATACACATAATACATAAGTCAATCTGAGATATGGAATAGAGAAACATATGTCTTTTGCCATAGACATATGACTTTCACTAAATGTATTAGTTTTCATAATTATAaccatcataataataaaaaaattaataaaaataatattgtcatTGTGATgttttattatgatttaatttCCTATAATATGtgactttttcattttatatacaataacattattttataataactttattattaaaacttaattattgttaattattatagTGTTAGCAATAGttctattattaatataaaaatattatttaaaaatataattaaaatttatttctgcaatttcttttaattttaatttttttaattataaataataattttaatttattttcaatatcatttatatttaaatttatattatgtttattttccataataaaacaataataatctaattttatttattaaaatttttttaatctattatatcTCTCgcatcatataaatattttgacaaattttaattttaaattaatttacactctatcaaattctttttttatatgaacataccttaaaagaattaaaaaaataaaatagtaagaaaatgtggatcaaaaagaaagaaaaaaagccGAATATATCAGAGATTAATTTCacaaacacttaaaaaaaaggttaagtCACATATTTGAAACATGTTTTGATATGATTAAGAACCTAATAAGAGAGAGCCATGGATTTATAGAGAGACGTACATCCTAAGCAAGAGAAGGCAGGGAGACTCACAACTACTAACTGCAGTGGAACTTCACACTCCTCTCGGCTCACTCAAATCTCCCCAAAATGTTCAATCCTCAAACCTCGCCACCGCCGCTTCCGGTCATGACTCCGCCGGCAACCCCTCTCAACCATGAAACGACGTCGCACAAGAAAAATCGCAGAACCACCGGAGTTCCCGTTCCCCTTCCTCACTCAGTGGAAGTGATTGACGTTGACGATTCCCCTGCCTCCGCCTTTTTCACGCCCATCTCCTTCCTAGGCACGATCAGGTCAAACGCTGTCTCCGTTGAGCAACGTGACGGTTTTTCCAAATCTGTCCACATCATCGACCTTTCCGACACCGAGGACGACGATGATTTACGTATCCTCAATTTCACTCCCGCAAACACTTCCTTTGGCAAAAGGAAAAAGCTCAGGGGAGAATCCTCCAACGCAGCCCCCTTCGACTGCGAAATCTGTGCTGAAACTAAAACATCCAAGGAAGCCTTCTCCATCAACGGCTGCTGCCACGTGTACTGCAACCAGTGCATCGCGCTCTATGTCGAATCGAAGCTCCAGGACAACGTGGTCAACATAGGCTGCCCTGTGCCGCGGTGCAGGGGGTTATTGGAAGCCGAAGATTGCCGTTCGATTCTCGCGCCTGAGGTTTTGGATCGGTGGGGTAAAGCGCTGTGTGAGGCGGTGATTTCTGTGGAAGAGAAGTTCTATTGTCCTTTTCCAGATTGCTCTGTGCTGTTGATTCGCGAGGAGAAGGATGAGGGTATCAAAGAATCGAATTGTCCTAACTGTGGGAGGCTGTTTTGTGCGCTGTGTAGGGTACCCTGGCACGAGGACATGCCCTGTGAGGAGTTTCAGAAACTGAACGCCGAAGAGAGGGGAAGAGAGGATGTGATGCTGAGGAACCTTGCCAAGCAAATGATGTGGAAGAGGTGTCCCACTTGTGGGTTTTACGTCGCCAAAACCTCTGGCTGTATGTACATGAAATGCAGGTAACATAGC
This Vigna angularis cultivar LongXiaoDou No.4 chromosome 4, ASM1680809v1, whole genome shotgun sequence DNA region includes the following protein-coding sequences:
- the LOC108330898 gene encoding E3 ubiquitin-protein ligase RSL1; translated protein: MFNPQTSPPPLPVMTPPATPLNHETTSHKKNRRTTGVPVPLPHSVEVIDVDDSPASAFFTPISFLGTIRSNAVSVEQRDGFSKSVHIIDLSDTEDDDDLRILNFTPANTSFGKRKKLRGESSNAAPFDCEICAETKTSKEAFSINGCCHVYCNQCIALYVESKLQDNVVNIGCPVPRCRGLLEAEDCRSILAPEVLDRWGKALCEAVISVEEKFYCPFPDCSVLLIREEKDEGIKESNCPNCGRLFCALCRVPWHEDMPCEEFQKLNAEERGREDVMLRNLAKQMMWKRCPTCGFYVAKTSGCMYMKCRCGSAFCYNCGIPNSSNLHYCSSCRR